A portion of the Algisphaera agarilytica genome contains these proteins:
- a CDS encoding tetratricopeptide repeat protein, which produces MKHFRRYPARLVSPALCLAAAVVLQGVVGCATSTSGVRNSSGGSAASDNRSGSVKVSADQRIRAGQILKDNGQLAAALNEFNRALESNPNSVDAVMGIGSVEHAREQYEKARETYRKAVGMDENRSDARYFLGLMQQVLGEIGEAILEYQRALELNPNDPATHRDLATAYLQVGRPDLSLPHAEKAVELQPGSQPAWCNLAVTYSILGRYDDALTAYRTATEIDELDAPVLLGMGDTHLKLGNFQRAVNTLAELVRQFPSAVAHERFAYALFRVYEFDVSIQHYRRALVYDPNETNALNGLGACLLTDYLQQKNLRRKAKLYEALAAWRSSLRINPNQPQIVDLLTRYDLPD; this is translated from the coding sequence ATGAAACATTTCCGCCGATATCCCGCCCGCTTGGTTTCCCCGGCTCTCTGCCTGGCGGCGGCCGTGGTGTTGCAGGGTGTGGTGGGGTGTGCGACCAGCACCAGCGGTGTCCGCAACTCGTCCGGCGGGTCCGCCGCTTCCGATAACCGTTCGGGCAGCGTGAAAGTCAGTGCCGATCAGCGCATCCGCGCGGGGCAGATCCTCAAAGACAACGGCCAACTCGCCGCCGCGCTCAACGAGTTCAACCGCGCCCTCGAATCCAACCCCAACTCCGTCGACGCGGTCATGGGCATCGGCTCGGTCGAGCACGCCCGGGAGCAGTACGAGAAGGCCCGCGAGACCTACCGCAAGGCCGTGGGCATGGACGAGAACCGGTCCGACGCCCGCTACTTCCTCGGCCTGATGCAGCAGGTGCTCGGCGAGATCGGCGAAGCGATCCTCGAATACCAACGCGCCCTCGAACTCAACCCCAACGACCCCGCGACCCACCGCGACCTCGCCACGGCTTACCTCCAGGTCGGCCGACCCGACCTCTCGCTGCCCCACGCCGAGAAAGCGGTCGAGCTGCAGCCCGGCTCGCAGCCCGCGTGGTGCAACCTCGCGGTGACCTACTCGATCCTCGGCCGATACGACGACGCGCTCACCGCCTACCGCACCGCGACCGAGATCGATGAACTCGACGCCCCGGTCTTGCTGGGCATGGGCGACACGCACCTGAAGCTCGGCAACTTCCAGCGGGCGGTCAACACCCTCGCCGAGCTGGTCCGCCAGTTCCCCAGCGCCGTGGCCCACGAACGCTTTGCGTATGCCTTATTCCGCGTCTACGAGTTCGATGTCTCGATCCAGCACTACCGCCGTGCGTTGGTCTACGACCCCAACGAGACCAACGCGCTCAACGGCCTGGGCGCTTGCCTGCTCACCGATTACCTCCAGCAGAAAAACCTGCGCCGCAAAGCGAAGCTCTACGAAGCCCTCGCCGCGTGGCGCAGCAGCCTGCGCATCAACCCCAACCAGCCGCAGATCGTCGACCTGCTGACGCGCTACGACCTGCCGGATTGA
- the glnA gene encoding type I glutamate--ammonia ligase has product MTPKQVLQLVKTKKIEFIDCRFMDFPGLWQHTTYPVSELKEESFTHGFGFDGSSIRGWQAINESDMLIVPVADTAKVDPFYERPTLSLICDIKDPITQKSYSRDPRSIARKATKYLKETKLADKAYFGPEMEYFVFDQVRYDQGVNHAVYEVDSAEGVWNRGRNWPGNLGNQVRQREGYFPCPPMDTGHNLRSEMSAIMQELGLSVECHHHEVATGGQAEIDLEYQDLVPMADACMLYKYIVKNVAARYGKVATFMPKPLFQDNGSGMHTHFSLWKGTKNLFAGRRYGGFSQMGLYAIGGILRHAPALLAFTNPTTNSYKRLVPGYEAPVNLTYSSRNRSAAIRIPQYSQKPETRRLEFRTPDCSSNPYLAFSAMLMAAIDGIQNKIDPGDPLDKDLYDLEPAEREAIPHAPSELSEALDALEADHDFLLQGKVFTDDVIHYWIKYKREEEVQALRQRPHPYEFCMYFDI; this is encoded by the coding sequence ATGACCCCCAAACAAGTCCTCCAACTCGTCAAGACCAAGAAAATCGAGTTCATCGACTGCCGGTTCATGGACTTCCCCGGGCTGTGGCAACACACGACCTACCCCGTGTCCGAGCTGAAGGAAGAGTCCTTCACCCACGGCTTCGGGTTCGACGGCTCGTCCATCCGCGGCTGGCAGGCGATCAACGAGAGCGACATGCTCATCGTCCCCGTCGCCGACACTGCCAAGGTCGACCCGTTTTATGAACGTCCGACGCTCAGCCTGATCTGTGACATCAAGGACCCCATCACCCAGAAGTCCTACAGCCGCGACCCGCGCAGCATCGCCCGCAAGGCCACGAAGTACCTCAAGGAAACCAAGCTGGCCGACAAGGCCTACTTCGGCCCGGAGATGGAGTACTTCGTCTTCGATCAGGTCCGCTACGACCAGGGCGTGAACCACGCGGTGTACGAGGTCGATTCGGCCGAGGGCGTGTGGAACCGTGGGCGGAACTGGCCGGGCAACCTCGGCAACCAGGTCCGCCAGCGCGAGGGCTACTTCCCCTGCCCGCCGATGGACACCGGCCACAACCTCCGCAGCGAGATGTCCGCCATCATGCAGGAGCTGGGCCTCTCCGTGGAGTGCCACCACCACGAAGTTGCGACCGGCGGGCAGGCCGAGATCGACCTCGAGTACCAGGACCTCGTGCCCATGGCCGACGCCTGCATGCTCTACAAGTACATCGTGAAGAACGTCGCGGCCCGCTACGGCAAGGTCGCTACGTTCATGCCCAAGCCGCTCTTCCAGGACAACGGCAGCGGCATGCACACGCACTTCTCGCTCTGGAAGGGCACCAAGAACCTCTTCGCCGGGCGACGCTACGGCGGGTTCTCGCAGATGGGCCTCTACGCCATCGGCGGCATCCTCCGCCACGCCCCGGCCCTGCTGGCCTTCACCAACCCGACCACCAACAGCTACAAACGTCTGGTCCCCGGCTACGAAGCCCCGGTCAACCTGACCTACTCCTCCCGCAACCGCAGCGCCGCGATCCGCATCCCGCAGTACTCCCAGAAGCCCGAGACCCGCCGCCTCGAGTTTCGCACCCCCGACTGCTCGAGCAACCCCTACCTCGCCTTCAGCGCCATGCTCATGGCCGCGATCGACGGCATCCAAAACAAGATCGACCCCGGCGACCCGCTGGACAAAGACCTCTACGACCTCGAACCCGCCGAACGCGAAGCCATCCCCCACGCCCCGTCCGAGCTGTCCGAAGCCCTCGACGCCCTCGAAGCCGACCACGACTTCCTGCTCCAGGGCAAGGTGTTTACCGACGATGTGATCCACTACTGGATCAAGTACAAGCGCGAAGAAGAAGTGCAGGCCCTGCGTCAACGCCCGCACCCGTACGAGTTCTGCATGTACTTCGATATCTGA